CCGTCGCCGCGGGGATGGTGGCGGGCGTCACGTCGGCGGCGGGTAGGCAGGCGGATGCAGCGAGGCGGGGATGGCGGGTGAGCCAGCCGCAGATCGTCGCCCTGGGTTTCGATCCGGCGCAAGAGGGGGCCCGATTGCCCCGTTCTCTGGTGGAGACGGGGTGGCCCATCCTGCTGCACGTGGGCTGGCCCTCCGACGATTGGCTGGCTCGCCACCCGGCGGACCTCTACGTCCTCTGGCTCGACGGGATCGACCGCCCGGCGGAGCGGACCCGCACGTTGGGGCGCCTCACCGGCCGCCCGGTGCTCTGGTTCTACGGCGCGGCCGGGGACGAACCGGCCGGCCTGTGGCAGCACCTGGGCTCGGAGGACTGGCCCTTGTGGGCGGTCTTGCCCGCCACCGCGCCCCGGTGGCAGGTGGTGGCGGTCGCCCGAAGCCTCCTGGCGGCCGCAGCCCGCCTGGAGGCGGCCCTTCGGGAGGTGGCCGAGGCCGCCCGCAGGCTGGAAGACCGCAAGGTGATCGAGCGGGCCAAGGGG
The sequence above is drawn from the Thermaerobacter sp. FW80 genome and encodes:
- a CDS encoding ANTAR domain-containing response regulator, with the translated sequence MSQPQIVALGFDPAQEGARLPRSLVETGWPILLHVGWPSDDWLARHPADLYVLWLDGIDRPAERTRTLGRLTGRPVLWFYGAAGDEPAGLWQHLGSEDWPLWAVLPATAPRWQVVAVARSLLAAAARLEAALREVAEAARRLEDRKVIERAKGILMDRFDLAESEAYKRLRDTAMRQRKPLREIAQSIIEFASLGPLGGPSAPVGEGAGGNQERDEPSPRPVRPRDHHGPATGGRRRRPGRGSRPGQVERT